A stretch of the Dechloromonas sp. TW-R-39-2 genome encodes the following:
- the cobN gene encoding cobaltochelatase subunit CobN: protein MSLLSRILLVATLLFAQWASAESILIITTSPVPPAKFRMVAEIGAAHGFKVEAHFAERLPVEQIDTLFKGHDIVLFDAARSHMQDAVKGKLAKVLPGLKAPHIWMRDNGPLAEGFPKAVADRLHAYYTNGGKHNFEGFFKTLAAHRRGQPLDAIAPPFIFPDAAVYHPKAPNTVFATPAEYFRWKGIDLEKRPPTVAIAFHQIYIGAEQTAFIDDMIRRIEAGGAIALPYYAGVLGPHEAMLTVGGKVVADAVINTQIVLDPEGRRSELAKLGIPVIQALAYRKGDEAAWRVDPQGLPLIDVPFYLAQGEYAGIIDAVVTNTTRKPDGETHVIAEQTAAVTNKALNLVRLQRLNNADKKVAVFYWNYPPGEKNLSASYLNVTRSAVATLKRLQAAGYDTRADEETVLINNLQRLLAPYYRDGELQSLLNDGLAERLPVKTYRAWLDGLPPAVRNELNERWGAPEKSAMVIVDRGEAVFVIPRFAAGKIIFTPQAPRGERWEEKEKALYHSTKAAPSHFYMAQYLWARAGFKADAIVHYGTHGSQEWLPGKERGLSMSDYPMLAVGDVPVVYPYIVDNIGEALQTKRRGRAVTVSHQTPPFAPAGLHDVLTKIHDLLHAWLAQDDGSVKGKIAVDLKKQVKTERIGKDMGWSDERIEREFPLFINELHDHLHELAQTAQPLGLHTFGTPPLEKHRLGTVLLMLGKPYWEAAARAAGVKEDDLDETFVGDYQKLAESAPWKLLASYLTDGKVPADAKLAGQLAQGRRWYADLGAAGEMDGLLSALAGQHRPTSYGGDPMKNPDALPTGRNLYGFDPSRVPTEQAWAAGKDAAEALIAAHRAKAGKAPKKLAFSLWSVETMRHQGLLEAQALWAMGVEPVWDSGGRVIDVKLVPREQLQRPRVDVVLSATGLYRDHFPNAMKQLAKAVELAARAEEADNPMYANSRAIAARLVKQGVPEAAAKKASETRIFSSESGRYGTGLDDAALATDTWKNKAEGDRKLANLYLSKMQFAYGTDESTWGSKGIAGSDGKGGQVNLYAEHLKGTEGAVLSRTSNLYGMLTTDDPFQYLGGIGAAVRQLDGKAPELYISNLRGSGSGKVEGAAQFLAKELATRNFHPGYIKGLMDEGYSGTLQVLDSVNNFTGWTTVSREIVRDDQWQEFVDVYVRDKHKLGLKQWFEQNNPHALAQSMEKMLEMARQGYWQADAKTVAELKERYRELAKRHDVQSSNAAFEKFVAPGFGLAASLPSAPSPTQSQRAADLVPPPAAPKPPPIQGMRLEKVENTPPPAPPAVLALLGSSLLLLATCGGGLSALRRQNRSHR from the coding sequence ATGTCTTTGTTAAGCCGCATTTTGCTCGTTGCGACCCTGCTGTTTGCCCAGTGGGCGTCGGCTGAGTCCATTCTCATCATCACCACCTCTCCGGTACCCCCTGCCAAATTCAGGATGGTTGCCGAAATCGGTGCGGCACATGGTTTCAAGGTCGAAGCGCATTTTGCCGAACGATTGCCCGTCGAGCAGATCGATACCTTGTTCAAGGGCCACGATATCGTGCTTTTCGATGCCGCGCGCAGTCACATGCAGGATGCTGTCAAAGGCAAACTGGCCAAGGTGCTGCCCGGACTCAAGGCGCCGCATATCTGGATGCGCGACAACGGACCGCTGGCAGAAGGTTTTCCCAAGGCGGTCGCTGACCGCCTGCATGCCTATTACACCAATGGCGGGAAACACAATTTTGAAGGGTTTTTCAAAACCCTGGCGGCGCACCGACGCGGCCAGCCTCTGGACGCTATCGCACCGCCCTTCATCTTTCCGGATGCTGCGGTCTACCACCCGAAAGCACCGAATACCGTTTTTGCCACGCCTGCCGAGTATTTCCGCTGGAAAGGCATCGACCTTGAAAAACGCCCGCCGACGGTCGCCATCGCTTTCCACCAGATCTACATCGGTGCCGAGCAGACGGCATTCATCGACGACATGATTCGCCGCATCGAGGCCGGTGGCGCCATCGCACTCCCCTACTACGCCGGGGTTCTCGGTCCGCACGAAGCGATGCTGACGGTGGGCGGCAAAGTGGTGGCCGATGCGGTGATCAACACCCAGATCGTGCTTGACCCGGAAGGCCGGCGCAGCGAGTTGGCCAAGCTCGGCATCCCGGTGATCCAGGCGCTGGCCTACCGCAAGGGCGACGAAGCTGCCTGGCGGGTAGATCCGCAAGGCTTGCCGCTGATCGACGTGCCTTTTTACCTGGCCCAGGGCGAATACGCCGGGATTATCGATGCCGTGGTGACCAATACGACGCGCAAGCCGGATGGCGAAACCCATGTCATCGCCGAACAGACTGCCGCCGTGACCAACAAGGCGTTGAATCTGGTTCGTCTGCAGCGTCTGAACAACGCCGACAAGAAAGTGGCCGTGTTCTACTGGAACTACCCACCGGGCGAAAAGAACCTGTCGGCCTCCTACCTCAACGTCACCCGCAGCGCCGTTGCTACCTTGAAAAGGCTGCAGGCTGCCGGCTACGACACGCGCGCCGACGAAGAAACCGTGCTGATCAACAACCTGCAGCGCCTGCTCGCCCCCTACTACCGCGATGGCGAACTGCAGTCTTTGCTCAATGACGGGCTGGCCGAGCGCCTGCCGGTCAAGACCTACCGCGCCTGGCTGGATGGACTGCCGCCGGCTGTGCGCAACGAATTGAACGAACGCTGGGGAGCACCCGAAAAATCGGCCATGGTCATCGTCGACCGCGGCGAAGCGGTGTTCGTCATCCCGCGCTTTGCCGCCGGCAAAATCATCTTCACGCCGCAGGCCCCGCGCGGCGAGCGCTGGGAAGAAAAGGAAAAAGCGCTCTACCACTCGACCAAGGCCGCCCCGTCGCATTTCTACATGGCCCAGTACCTGTGGGCGCGGGCCGGGTTCAAGGCCGACGCCATCGTCCATTACGGCACGCACGGCTCGCAGGAGTGGCTGCCCGGCAAGGAGCGCGGCCTGTCGATGTCCGACTACCCGATGCTTGCCGTCGGAGATGTGCCCGTCGTTTATCCCTACATTGTCGACAACATCGGCGAAGCGCTGCAGACCAAGCGTCGCGGCCGGGCTGTCACCGTCAGCCACCAGACGCCGCCCTTCGCGCCGGCCGGACTGCACGATGTGCTGACCAAAATCCACGACCTGCTGCACGCCTGGCTGGCCCAGGACGATGGCTCGGTCAAGGGAAAGATCGCAGTCGACCTGAAAAAACAGGTCAAAACCGAACGCATCGGCAAGGACATGGGCTGGAGTGACGAGCGCATCGAACGCGAATTCCCGCTTTTCATCAACGAACTGCACGACCATCTGCACGAGCTGGCGCAAACCGCCCAGCCGCTCGGCCTGCACACTTTCGGCACGCCGCCGCTCGAAAAGCATCGCCTCGGCACCGTCCTGCTGATGCTCGGCAAGCCCTACTGGGAAGCCGCTGCGCGGGCCGCCGGGGTCAAGGAGGACGATCTCGACGAAACATTCGTCGGTGACTACCAGAAACTGGCCGAATCGGCCCCGTGGAAACTGCTCGCCAGCTACCTGACCGACGGCAAGGTGCCGGCCGATGCCAAGCTGGCCGGGCAACTGGCCCAAGGCCGGCGCTGGTATGCCGATCTCGGTGCGGCCGGCGAAATGGATGGCCTGCTTTCGGCGCTGGCCGGCCAGCATCGGCCGACTTCTTACGGCGGTGATCCGATGAAGAACCCGGATGCACTGCCGACCGGGCGCAACCTGTACGGCTTCGACCCGTCGCGCGTGCCGACCGAACAGGCCTGGGCCGCCGGCAAGGACGCCGCCGAAGCGCTGATCGCCGCGCACCGGGCGAAAGCCGGAAAAGCGCCGAAGAAGCTCGCCTTCTCGTTGTGGTCGGTCGAAACCATGCGTCACCAGGGGCTGCTCGAAGCGCAAGCCTTGTGGGCGATGGGCGTCGAACCGGTGTGGGATAGCGGCGGCCGGGTGATCGACGTCAAGCTGGTGCCGCGCGAACAATTGCAGCGGCCACGGGTCGATGTCGTGCTCTCGGCCACCGGCCTCTACCGCGACCATTTTCCGAACGCCATGAAGCAACTGGCCAAGGCGGTCGAACTGGCCGCCCGGGCCGAAGAAGCCGACAACCCGATGTACGCCAACAGCCGTGCCATTGCGGCTCGCCTGGTCAAGCAAGGCGTCCCGGAAGCGGCGGCGAAAAAAGCCTCGGAAACGCGCATCTTCTCCTCCGAATCGGGCCGTTACGGCACCGGCCTGGATGATGCGGCACTGGCCACCGACACTTGGAAGAACAAGGCCGAAGGCGACCGCAAGCTGGCCAACCTCTACCTGTCGAAAATGCAGTTCGCCTACGGCACCGACGAATCGACCTGGGGCAGCAAAGGCATTGCCGGCAGCGACGGCAAGGGCGGCCAGGTCAATCTCTACGCCGAGCACCTGAAAGGCACCGAAGGCGCCGTTCTGTCGCGCACTTCCAACCTCTACGGCATGCTGACCACCGACGATCCATTCCAGTACCTCGGCGGCATCGGCGCCGCGGTTCGCCAGCTCGACGGCAAGGCGCCGGAACTCTACATCTCCAACCTGCGTGGCAGCGGCTCGGGCAAGGTCGAGGGTGCCGCCCAGTTCCTCGCCAAGGAACTGGCCACCCGCAACTTCCACCCCGGCTACATCAAGGGGCTGATGGATGAGGGCTATTCCGGCACGCTGCAGGTGCTCGACTCGGTCAACAACTTCACCGGGTGGACCACAGTGTCGCGTGAAATCGTTCGCGACGATCAGTGGCAGGAGTTCGTCGATGTCTACGTCCGCGACAAGCACAAGCTCGGCCTGAAGCAGTGGTTCGAGCAGAACAACCCGCACGCGCTGGCCCAGAGCATGGAAAAAATGCTGGAAATGGCTCGCCAGGGTTACTGGCAGGCCGACGCCAAGACGGTGGCCGAACTCAAGGAACGTTATCGCGAACTGGCCAAGCGCCACGATGTACAGAGCAGCAACGCCGCCTTCGAAAAATTCGTTGCGCCCGGCTTCGGACTGGCTGCCTCACTGCCGTCAGCGCCCTCGCCGACCCAGTCGCAGCGCGCCGCCGATCTGGTCCCGCCGCCGGCTGCGCCGAAACCGCCACCGATCCAGGGCATGCGGCTGGAAAAAGTCGAAAACACGCCACCACCGGCACCGCCGGCCGTACTGGCCTTGCTCGGTTCGTCGCTTCTGTTGCTGGCGACTTGCGGTGGCGGCTTGTCGGCCTTGCGCCGCCAGAATCGGAGTCATCGATGA
- a CDS encoding TonB-dependent hemoglobin/transferrin/lactoferrin family receptor yields the protein MGHTVVAPHAHSRRHLSVAVSLICAGLIPNAFAETELATARNDRPNALQLADIVVSATRTEQDVHDVANTITSISDKRIEQEQAADIKDMLRYESGVSVRSEPNRASGVFRATGRSGNEGINIRGLEGNQVLLQVDGVRLPASYASGPYAAGRGDYIDIEAYKRVEILRGPSSTQFGSDGLAGAVSFLTKDPGDLLTLGKSSQAALKLGYSTVDNSWTTVPSFAYADETVEAMLLASLRRGHETDNKGDNHASNVTRTVPNPQDTQSNYVLGKVVIKPNRNHRIKLTAENLDRQVDTTALSFLGDAYAAAGLNQVALREDITRRLFKLDYDYNNIDNPLFQRMTAALYNQQSENRQWGLEGKSTSSSWGTSRWRDTRYGEEVIGGSLQLESNFGEYISHRIIYGIDASTTEVTSLKDGYNSAGAAFVKNKSFPDTDYSLLGAFVQDEIGIGPFSLIPGVRFDSFKMTPKADSLYRVNNTTEPAKLDGREVSPKFGVIWKLDPMANLFAQYAHGFRAPTPTQVNGGVTNLTAADPYTSIGNPELKPETSDSVEIGIRGRSQSVRYSASAFRGEYKNFIASNVLVESNAAPTPDVYKTINLSNVEISGYEFRGDWAFHRDWSASASYAHTIGDARQNGVKTPLATIDPDKVVLGLRYDNGQQYGSQLMLTAVERKKRNPDTSTSYNTGGFAILDLTAYYQISQNLTLNGGIFNLFDRKYFLWADVRNQSPTYAQIDAFSQPGRNASVSLKYQF from the coding sequence ATGGGTCATACCGTCGTTGCGCCGCATGCTCACTCGCGTCGCCATCTTTCCGTTGCTGTCAGCCTGATTTGTGCCGGCCTGATACCGAATGCCTTTGCCGAAACGGAGCTCGCAACAGCCAGGAATGACCGGCCAAACGCACTGCAACTGGCAGATATCGTTGTTTCGGCAACGCGCACCGAGCAGGATGTGCACGATGTGGCCAACACCATCACCAGTATTTCAGACAAGCGTATCGAGCAGGAGCAAGCGGCCGACATCAAGGACATGCTGCGTTATGAATCCGGTGTGTCGGTGCGCTCGGAACCGAATCGGGCTTCCGGCGTGTTCCGTGCTACTGGCCGGAGCGGTAACGAAGGGATCAATATTCGTGGGCTTGAGGGTAATCAGGTCCTGCTGCAAGTCGATGGCGTCCGCCTGCCGGCCAGTTATGCCAGCGGTCCTTATGCAGCCGGGCGCGGCGACTATATCGATATTGAAGCTTACAAACGGGTTGAGATCCTGCGCGGCCCTTCATCAACCCAGTTTGGCAGCGATGGGCTGGCTGGTGCCGTTTCTTTCCTGACCAAGGATCCCGGCGATCTGCTGACGCTGGGCAAGTCTTCGCAGGCAGCACTCAAACTCGGCTATTCCACGGTCGACAACAGCTGGACCACCGTTCCCTCGTTCGCCTATGCCGATGAAACAGTCGAAGCCATGTTGCTGGCCAGCTTGCGGCGTGGCCATGAGACGGACAACAAGGGCGACAACCACGCCAGTAACGTGACACGGACGGTACCGAACCCGCAGGATACGCAGTCGAATTACGTGCTCGGCAAAGTCGTCATCAAGCCGAACAGGAATCACAGAATCAAGCTGACAGCTGAAAACCTCGATCGTCAGGTCGATACGACTGCGCTCAGCTTTCTCGGCGATGCCTATGCGGCCGCCGGGCTGAATCAAGTGGCTTTGCGCGAGGATATTACGCGTCGCCTGTTCAAGCTCGACTACGACTACAACAATATCGACAATCCGCTATTCCAGCGGATGACGGCCGCCTTGTACAACCAGCAATCGGAAAACCGCCAATGGGGCCTGGAAGGCAAGAGCACCTCCAGTTCATGGGGGACTTCGCGCTGGCGCGACACCCGGTATGGCGAAGAGGTGATTGGCGGCAGCCTGCAACTGGAAAGCAATTTCGGTGAATACATCAGCCACCGGATCATCTACGGCATTGATGCCAGCACAACCGAGGTCACCTCGCTCAAGGATGGCTACAACAGCGCCGGGGCAGCCTTCGTCAAAAACAAGAGCTTCCCGGATACCGACTACAGCCTGCTCGGCGCCTTTGTCCAGGATGAAATCGGCATCGGTCCATTCAGCCTGATTCCCGGTGTACGTTTTGACAGCTTCAAGATGACGCCCAAGGCCGACAGCCTGTACCGCGTCAATAACACGACCGAACCGGCCAAGCTCGATGGGCGCGAGGTTTCACCGAAATTCGGCGTGATCTGGAAGCTCGACCCGATGGCCAACCTGTTCGCCCAGTACGCACACGGTTTCCGCGCACCGACGCCGACTCAGGTCAATGGCGGCGTCACCAATCTGACGGCCGCCGATCCTTATACTTCGATTGGCAATCCTGAACTCAAGCCGGAAACCAGCGATTCGGTTGAAATCGGGATACGCGGCAGGAGCCAGTCGGTACGGTATAGCGCCAGCGCCTTCCGCGGCGAGTACAAGAATTTCATTGCGAGCAACGTGCTGGTCGAATCGAACGCAGCCCCGACGCCGGATGTTTACAAGACCATCAACCTGAGCAACGTCGAAATCAGCGGCTACGAATTTCGCGGCGACTGGGCGTTTCATCGTGACTGGAGCGCTTCGGCCAGTTATGCCCACACCATCGGTGATGCCCGGCAGAACGGTGTAAAAACGCCATTGGCAACGATTGATCCGGACAAGGTCGTTCTTGGCTTGCGCTATGACAACGGCCAGCAATACGGTTCGCAGTTGATGTTGACCGCAGTCGAGCGCAAAAAACGCAATCCGGACACCAGCACGAGCTACAACACTGGTGGTTTTGCGATTCTCGACCTGACGGCTTACTACCAGATCAGCCAGAACCTCACGCTGAACGGCGGCATCTTCAACCTGTTCGATCGCAAATATTTCCTGTGGGCCGATGTCCGCAATCAGTCGCCGACGTATGCCCAGATCGATGCCTTCAGCCAGCCGGGACGCAATGCTTCGGTCAGCCTGAAATATCAGTTCTAG
- a CDS encoding histone deacetylase, whose translation MKLFYTDIFVLPLPDGHRFPMEKYSRLRAALLDSGLFAETDFHLPAAASDEALARAHDLEYIRRVCRGQLSESEQKAIGFPWSAAMVERSRRSAGATLAACRAALDDGAAANLAGGTHHAFRNRGEGFCVFNDAAVAARAMQAEGRARRVLIIDCDVHQGNGTASILAGDDSIFTFSMHGAHNFPFTKEISDLDIELPDACTDQAYLLRLADGLDLAFDLSRPDLVIYLAGADPYHDDRFGRLSLSFDGLAERDRRVFEHCRQHQVAVAVAMAGGYARRIEDTVQIHCATIKQAFRLFP comes from the coding sequence ATGAAACTGTTCTACACCGATATTTTTGTTCTCCCGCTACCGGACGGCCATCGCTTTCCGATGGAGAAATATTCCCGCTTGCGCGCTGCCCTGCTCGACAGCGGCCTGTTTGCCGAAACCGATTTTCACCTGCCGGCAGCGGCCAGCGATGAAGCGTTGGCCCGGGCGCATGATCTTGAGTACATCCGGCGTGTTTGCCGCGGTCAACTGAGCGAATCGGAGCAAAAAGCCATCGGCTTTCCGTGGAGTGCGGCCATGGTTGAACGCTCCCGCCGCTCGGCCGGAGCGACGCTGGCAGCCTGCCGTGCCGCACTTGACGATGGCGCAGCCGCCAACCTGGCCGGCGGCACGCATCATGCCTTCCGCAATCGCGGCGAAGGTTTTTGCGTTTTCAACGATGCGGCAGTGGCGGCGCGAGCCATGCAGGCCGAAGGGCGTGCCAGACGGGTGCTGATCATCGATTGCGATGTTCATCAGGGGAATGGCACGGCCAGCATCCTGGCTGGCGATGACAGCATTTTCACTTTCTCGATGCATGGGGCGCACAATTTCCCGTTCACCAAGGAAATCAGCGACCTTGATATCGAACTGCCCGATGCTTGCACCGACCAGGCTTATTTGTTGCGCCTGGCCGATGGCCTTGACCTGGCGTTCGATTTGTCGCGCCCGGATCTGGTCATTTATCTGGCTGGCGCCGATCCTTATCACGACGACCGTTTCGGCCGCCTGAGTCTCAGCTTCGATGGCCTGGCCGAACGCGACCGGCGCGTTTTCGAACATTGCCGACAGCATCAGGTCGCGGTGGCTGTTGCCATGGCTGGCGGTTATGCACGGCGTATCGAGGACACAGTCCAGATTCATTGCGCAACGATCAAGCAGGCTTTTCGGCTGTTTCCATAG
- a CDS encoding tetratricopeptide repeat protein: MSQFHFDVSLEEFESKVLALAQEVPVVVDFWAPWCEPCKTLKPLLEKLAEEYAGRFLLAKVNADESPELAQHFGVRSIPTVKVLFQGQLVDEFTGALPEGQIRAFLDRFALPPVAGSNPREEAAELCANGQFEEALAKLIEASRAKPEDQAIQLDAVEVLMHLGRNDEAGELLGGEYSQEVDRANALRARLALTAGAADTAEIEARLAANPADHAARLELSRAYAAQSRFREALEAALEVVIRDRSFDEGAGRKAVLQLFEALGGSDQYDDLIREFRRKMSAALN; encoded by the coding sequence ATGTCCCAATTCCACTTTGACGTTTCCCTCGAAGAATTCGAAAGCAAGGTTCTCGCGCTGGCGCAGGAAGTGCCGGTTGTCGTCGATTTCTGGGCGCCATGGTGCGAACCGTGCAAGACCTTGAAACCCTTGCTGGAAAAGCTGGCCGAGGAATATGCCGGTCGTTTCCTGCTGGCCAAGGTCAATGCCGATGAATCGCCCGAACTGGCCCAGCACTTCGGCGTGCGCAGCATTCCGACAGTCAAGGTCCTGTTCCAGGGGCAACTGGTCGATGAGTTTACCGGCGCTTTGCCGGAAGGCCAGATTCGCGCCTTTCTCGACCGCTTTGCCCTGCCGCCGGTCGCCGGCAGCAACCCGCGCGAGGAAGCGGCAGAACTCTGTGCCAACGGCCAGTTCGAAGAAGCATTGGCCAAGCTGATCGAAGCCAGCCGTGCCAAACCGGAAGATCAGGCGATCCAGCTCGATGCCGTCGAAGTCCTGATGCATCTTGGCCGCAACGACGAAGCCGGCGAACTGCTCGGCGGCGAATACAGCCAGGAAGTCGATCGGGCCAACGCCCTGCGAGCGCGCCTCGCGCTGACCGCTGGTGCCGCCGATACGGCCGAGATCGAAGCCCGACTGGCGGCCAACCCGGCCGATCATGCTGCCCGTCTCGAACTATCGCGCGCCTATGCCGCACAAAGCCGTTTCCGCGAGGCGCTCGAAGCGGCGCTCGAAGTGGTCATCCGCGACCGCAGCTTCGACGAAGGTGCCGGTCGCAAGGCAGTACTGCAATTGTTCGAAGCACTCGGCGGCAGCGATCAATACGACGATCTGATCCGTGAATTCCGGCGCAAGATGTCGGCCGCGCTGAACTGA
- a CDS encoding beta-ketoacyl synthase N-terminal-like domain-containing protein, translating into MKRPVLITGSALLCARGTTPQAVAQALWDGECTSQMRLLGERSFPFFALPLDDADWMTRAEQAVRRVVAQLGPLAPETPLFIASSSYQIGHFEQQARAGQLDMPPASASFSRQIADWAGLSGPCSSISNACISGFSAIDAARSLIAGGWIDEAIVLGIELANDSTLAGFAAMELLARRSCMPFAPQRDGLVLGEAVSAIWLSAAPGRWRIAGLRTGIDAYSTTGPDPDGGPIARLAVDCLNEAEMKPADIELLKLQAAGSPGTDLAEANALRRIFGNAVPPLISFKPSFGHTLGASGIAELATLMACLDGEKIPATPGFSQTDPEIGLQLMVDRNNAYVERAMLNLVGFGGGLATMIIERQA; encoded by the coding sequence ATGAAGCGTCCCGTTCTGATTACCGGCAGCGCCCTGCTTTGCGCCCGGGGGACAACCCCGCAAGCTGTTGCCCAGGCGCTGTGGGATGGCGAATGCACTTCGCAGATGCGCCTGCTGGGGGAGCGCAGCTTTCCTTTCTTTGCCCTGCCGCTCGATGACGCGGACTGGATGACACGGGCCGAGCAGGCCGTGCGCCGGGTTGTTGCGCAGCTTGGGCCGTTGGCACCGGAAACGCCCTTGTTCATTGCCTCTTCGTCCTACCAGATCGGCCATTTCGAGCAGCAGGCCAGGGCCGGGCAACTGGACATGCCGCCGGCCAGCGCCTCGTTCAGTCGGCAGATTGCTGACTGGGCCGGGCTGAGCGGGCCGTGCAGCAGTATTTCCAACGCCTGCATTTCGGGATTTTCGGCCATCGATGCGGCCCGCAGCCTGATCGCTGGCGGCTGGATCGACGAGGCCATCGTGCTCGGCATTGAGTTGGCCAACGACAGCACGCTGGCCGGCTTTGCCGCAATGGAACTGCTGGCCCGTCGCAGTTGCATGCCGTTTGCGCCGCAACGCGATGGTCTGGTGCTGGGCGAGGCCGTCTCGGCCATCTGGCTTTCTGCCGCGCCGGGGCGCTGGCGCATCGCCGGCCTGCGTACCGGTATCGACGCCTATTCGACGACGGGGCCGGACCCGGATGGCGGCCCGATTGCCCGTCTTGCGGTCGACTGCCTGAACGAGGCAGAAATGAAACCGGCCGATATCGAGCTGCTCAAACTCCAGGCCGCCGGTTCGCCCGGCACCGATCTGGCCGAAGCCAATGCCCTGCGCCGGATTTTCGGCAATGCCGTGCCGCCGCTGATTTCCTTCAAACCGTCTTTCGGCCACACGCTGGGCGCCAGCGGCATTGCCGAACTGGCGACGCTGATGGCTTGTCTCGATGGTGAGAAAATCCCGGCAACACCCGGTTTCTCGCAAACCGACCCCGAAATCGGCCTGCAATTGATGGTCGACCGCAACAATGCCTATGTCGAGCGGGCCATGCTCAATCTAGTCGGTTTCGGCGGCGGTCTGGCAACGATGATCATCGAGCGTCAAGCATGA
- a CDS encoding phosphopantetheine-binding protein: MNAALCLELKELIVEACDKDCDPASIGDDELLFGPEAALQLDSLDALQVSMAIKKKYGLRLPDSKETRRILSSVGNMAEHLDAWLASRA, from the coding sequence ATGAACGCTGCCCTCTGTCTTGAACTCAAGGAACTGATCGTCGAAGCCTGCGACAAGGATTGCGATCCGGCCAGCATCGGTGACGACGAACTGCTGTTCGGGCCGGAAGCCGCGCTGCAGCTCGATTCGCTCGATGCCCTGCAGGTTTCGATGGCGATCAAGAAAAAATACGGCCTGCGCCTGCCGGACAGCAAGGAAACGCGGCGCATTCTGTCGAGCGTCGGCAACATGGCCGAGCACCTCGACGCCTGGCTCGCCAGCCGGGCATGA
- a CDS encoding ABC transporter permease, producing MSPRLLALWLKETIALLRDRHGLLALFIMPTVFILVMTMALRDAFSPGVTIDAAYVVVDLDHSPHSGALIKRLDKTAAFRRLPLEDSPDAARQGILQGRQTLALVLPKGFGERLLTPSGADGQASEPLQLLLDPTLSPALQLAFRNQVMAALGALRADELTRKAGKLFGLPVAPGSDGEKDWPDEIRSEAVRSDANPGIPSSVQQNVPAWLIFAMFFVVIPVSSIFIIERQQGTLQRLRAMGVPFHLLLAGKLLPFFIVNQLQALLMVLIGIYLVPLFGSEALDMPGKLPLLFNWWIVSAAVSLAAVAWALLVASLARTSEQATIVGGVGNILMGAIGGIMVPKFIMPAAMQTLAGFSPMAWGLEGFHIVMLRHGSLGDLWPSLARLLTFAALSLLAAMWLNHRTRTAQS from the coding sequence ATGTCACCTCGCCTGCTCGCTCTCTGGCTCAAGGAAACCATCGCGCTGCTGCGTGACCGGCACGGCCTGCTTGCCCTGTTCATCATGCCGACCGTGTTCATCCTGGTCATGACCATGGCGCTACGCGATGCCTTTTCGCCGGGCGTGACGATCGATGCGGCCTATGTCGTGGTCGACCTCGACCATAGCCCGCATTCGGGTGCGCTGATTAAGCGTCTCGACAAGACCGCCGCTTTCCGCCGGCTGCCGCTGGAAGACAGCCCCGATGCCGCTCGCCAGGGCATCCTGCAAGGTCGCCAGACGCTGGCGCTGGTGCTACCCAAGGGCTTCGGCGAACGCCTGCTGACTCCTTCCGGGGCCGACGGGCAAGCCAGCGAACCGTTGCAGTTGCTGCTTGACCCGACGCTCAGTCCGGCGCTGCAACTGGCTTTTCGCAATCAGGTGATGGCCGCCCTCGGCGCCTTGCGGGCCGACGAACTGACGCGCAAGGCCGGCAAGCTTTTCGGTCTGCCGGTCGCCCCTGGCAGCGATGGTGAGAAAGACTGGCCGGATGAAATCCGCAGCGAAGCCGTGCGCAGCGACGCGAATCCCGGCATTCCCTCGTCGGTCCAGCAGAATGTGCCGGCCTGGCTGATCTTTGCGATGTTCTTCGTTGTCATCCCGGTTTCGTCGATTTTCATCATTGAGCGCCAGCAAGGCACGCTGCAACGCCTGCGCGCCATGGGCGTGCCGTTCCATCTGCTGCTCGCCGGCAAGTTGCTGCCATTTTTCATCGTCAATCAGCTGCAGGCGCTGCTCATGGTGCTGATCGGCATTTATCTCGTGCCGCTCTTCGGCAGCGAAGCGCTCGACATGCCGGGCAAGCTGCCGCTGCTTTTCAACTGGTGGATTGTTTCGGCCGCCGTCAGCCTGGCCGCCGTGGCCTGGGCGCTGCTCGTCGCCAGCCTGGCCCGGACCTCGGAACAGGCGACCATTGTCGGCGGCGTCGGCAACATCCTGATGGGTGCGATCGGCGGCATCATGGTGCCCAAATTTATCATGCCGGCGGCAATGCAGACCCTGGCAGGCTTTTCGCCGATGGCCTGGGGGCTGGAAGGTTTCCATATCGTGATGCTGCGGCATGGCAGCCTGGGGGATCTGTGGCCCAGCCTCGCCCGCCTGCTCACTTTCGCCGCCCTGTCGCTGCTCGCTGCCATGTGGCTCAATCACCGTACCCGAACTGCCCAATCATGA